The Marinobacter szutsaonensis sequence CGGTCATGCTGACCCGGAACTTCAATCCGAAAGTGATGTGGTGGGCGGCAGTTGTGGCCATCGTACTGGCATTCGTCGGCAAGTTCGGTGCGGCGCTGCAGACCATTCCGGTACCGGTGATGGGCGGCATCCTGTGCCTGCTGTTCGGTTCCATTGCAGTGGTGGGTCTGAACACGCTGATCCGTCACCAGGTGGACCTGTCCGAATCACGGAACCTGGTAATTGTCGGCGTAACCCTGGTATTTGGCATCGGCAACATGGCGCTGGGCCAGCTGGAAGGGATCGCCCTGTGTGCGCTGGTGGCGGTTGCCCTCAACCTCGTCCTGCCGGGCAGCAAGGAGGCCTGGGGCAAGGCCATCTACGAGCAGAAGCCCGACTGAAGCCTTTCGACCGGATACCGGTGCCTTCGGGTGCCGGTATCCGGAAACTGATCACCGCACCAGCAGTCGATCCAGCAGACCGGTCACCGTCCTGAACTCTTCCTCGATCGCCCCGACCAGTCGGGATGCCTCCCCGAGATCCTGGGCCTTGCCCGCTTCTTCCGCTTCCAGACACAACTCCCCAAGCCGGGGTGCGCCAATATTGATACAACTGCCCTTCAGGCTGTGGGCGGTCTTGGCGAAAGCATCGGCATCGGATGCCGCCAGTGCGGTTTTCAGGCTGGCTATGCGGTCCCGGGAGTCAACGATGTAGGTCTGGATCAGAACATCGAACTCATCCTCCATGACGTCCTGAAGTTCCGCCAGAGCCTCTTCATCAAGGTGCTGTCTATCTGTCATCACCATCCCCCTGGTGCGCTGAGAAATTCCAATCATAAACGATTTCGACGTGGTTACCCTTGCCCCGGAATGTGATGTTTTTGCTCAGCCGTTTCAAGAGCAACAAACCACGACCGGCATAACGGGGCGTGATGTCCTCCCCGGTTTCACCGGAAACCAGCGGATGATTGCGAAAATCAAACCCGGCACCACTGTCTTCACATACA is a genomic window containing:
- a CDS encoding Hpt domain-containing protein, whose amino-acid sequence is MTDRQHLDEEALAELQDVMEDEFDVLIQTYIVDSRDRIASLKTALAASDADAFAKTAHSLKGSCINIGAPRLGELCLEAEEAGKAQDLGEASRLVGAIEEEFRTVTGLLDRLLVR